The following coding sequences lie in one Danio rerio strain Tuebingen ecotype United States chromosome 3, GRCz12tu, whole genome shotgun sequence genomic window:
- the znf1024 gene encoding zinc finger protein 1024 (The RefSeq protein has 2 substitutions compared to this genomic sequence), whose product MSDPEPCRIKHEDTEQQIDLIEEYEEIKEEEHHVKIEDNHLQTDGILKKKNKNCFTCTQCGQCCEGKANLKIHMRIHTGEKPFTCTQCGKSFSQSSSLNKHMMIHTGDRPYTCTQCGKSFGQSSNLSKHMLIHTGEKPFTCTQCGKSFSQSSNLNLHMKIHTGEKPYTCTQCGKSFSQSSNLNLHMLTHTGEKPFTCTHCGKSFSQLSNLNQHMKIHTGIREHMCFECEKTFITARELKRHQRSHTARVYR is encoded by the exons atgagtgatccagaaccctgcagaattaaacatgaAGACACTGAACAACAAATAG acCTCATTGAAGAGTATGAGGAgattaaagaggaggaacatcatgtcaagaTTGAGGACaatcatttacagactgatggtattttgaaaaagaaaaataagaattgttttacctgcactcagtgtggacaGTGTTGTGAAGGAAAGGccaatcttaagattcacatgagaatccacactggagagaaaccattcacctgcactcagtgtggcaagagtttcagccaatcatcatcccttaataaacacatgatgatccacactggagacagaccatacacatgcactcagtgtgggaagagttttggcCAATCATCAAATCTTAGTAAACACatgctgatccacactggagagaaaccgttcacctgcacccagtgtgggaagagtttcagccaatcatcaaaccttaatctacacatgaagatccacactggagagagaccatacacatgcactcaatgCGGGAAAAGCtttagccaatcatcaaaccttaatctacac atgctgacccacactggagagaaaccattcacatgtactcacTGTGGGAAGAGCTTTAGCCAATTAtccaaccttaatcaacacatgaagatccacactggaatACGAGAGcatatgtgctttgagtgtgagaagacttttattacagctagaGAATTGAAACGGCACCAGAGGGTTCACACTGCTCGCGTGTACCGCTAA
- the znf1024 gene encoding zinc finger protein 1024 isoform X2 encodes MSDPEPCRIKHEDTEQQIDLIEEYEEIKEEERHIKIEENDRLQSDGDLKKRDKNRFTCTQCGKGFGRSNNLKCHMRVHTGEKPFTCTQCGTRFSRLQHLNQHMRIHTGEKPFTCTQCGKSFSQTSHLNTHMLIHTGEKPLTCTQCGRSFSHQSTLNLHMRSHTGEKPFTCHRCGKSFSHSTTLNKHMLIHTGERPYSCTLCEKSFNQSSSLKLHMMTHTGERPFPCTQCEKRFVQSSSLKLHMITHTGEKPFGCTQCGKNFSHPSTLNKHMTIHTGDK; translated from the exons atgagtgatccagaaccctgcagaattaaacatgaAGACACTGAACAACAAATAG acctaattgaagagtatGAGGAGATTAAAGAGGAGGAACGCCATATCAAAATTGAGGAAAATGATCGTTTACAGTCTGATGGTGATTTGAAAAagagagacaagaatcgtttcacctgcactcagtgtggaaaagGCTTTGGAAGATCAAACAATCTAAAGTGTCACATGagggtccacactggagagaaaccgttcacatgcactcagtgtgggacgaGATTCAGCCGATTAcaacaccttaatcaacacatgaggatccacaccggagagaaaccattcacatgcactcagtgtgggaagagtttcagccaaacATCACACCTCAATACCCACatgctgatccacactggagagaaaccactcacatgcactcagtgtgggaggagtttcagcCACCAATCaacccttaatctacacatgaggagccacaccggagagaaaccattcacttgccatcggtgtgggaagagtttcagccactcaacaacccttaataaacacatgctgatccacactggagagagaccgtacTCATGCACTCTGTGTGAGAAGAGTTTTAACCAATCGTCATCCCTTAAACTGCACATGatgacccacactggagagagaccgttcccatgcactcagtgtgagaaGCGTTTCGTCCAATCATCATCCCTCAAACTACACATGAtcacccacactggagagaaaccattcggatgcactcagtgtgggaagaatttCAGCCACCCATCaacccttaataaacacatgacgATCCACACTGGGGACAAATAA
- the znf1024 gene encoding zinc finger protein 1024 isoform X5: protein MARDLIEEYEEIKEEERHIKIEENDRLQSDGDLKKRDKNRFTCTQCGKGFGRSNNLKCHMRVHTGEKPFTCTQCGTRFSRLQHLNQHMRIHTGEKPFTCTQCGKSFSQTSHLNTHMLIHTGEKPLTCTQCGRSFSHQSTLNLHMRSHTGEKPFTCHRCGKSFSHSTTLNKHMLIHTGERPYSCTLCEKSFNQSSSLKLHMMTHTGERPFPCTQCEKRFVQSSSLKLHMITHTGEKPFGCTQCGKNFSHPSTLNKHMTIHTGDK, encoded by the exons ATGGCTAGAG acctaattgaagagtatGAGGAGATTAAAGAGGAGGAACGCCATATCAAAATTGAGGAAAATGATCGTTTACAGTCTGATGGTGATTTGAAAAagagagacaagaatcgtttcacctgcactcagtgtggaaaagGCTTTGGAAGATCAAACAATCTAAAGTGTCACATGagggtccacactggagagaaaccgttcacatgcactcagtgtgggacgaGATTCAGCCGATTAcaacaccttaatcaacacatgaggatccacaccggagagaaaccattcacatgcactcagtgtgggaagagtttcagccaaacATCACACCTCAATACCCACatgctgatccacactggagagaaaccactcacatgcactcagtgtgggaggagtttcagcCACCAATCaacccttaatctacacatgaggagccacaccggagagaaaccattcacttgccatcggtgtgggaagagtttcagccactcaacaacccttaataaacacatgctgatccacactggagagagaccgtacTCATGCACTCTGTGTGAGAAGAGTTTTAACCAATCGTCATCCCTTAAACTGCACATGatgacccacactggagagagaccgttcccatgcactcagtgtgagaaGCGTTTCGTCCAATCATCATCCCTCAAACTACACATGAtcacccacactggagagaaaccattcggatgcactcagtgtgggaagaatttCAGCCACCCATCaacccttaataaacacatgacgATCCACACTGGGGACAAATAA
- the sco1 gene encoding protein SCO1 homolog, mitochondrial (The RefSeq protein has 2 substitutions compared to this genomic sequence): protein MRGSDGHFRVADVLTVSTMSLAAVLGLKSVRCQMFRLVCGSKTCNGVLSLRSAEGRAARACAVRSHSNTSLWRCRTAPCVSVLHMRTLSTLPPPPSSSGDKPSSRKTGPVTWKSLAVTFALGGGLLLAMKYFKREKEELFEKERTKSIGKPALGGPFSLLDHNNKPSRSEDFLGRWLLIYFGFTHCPDICPDELEKMIEAVDEIDNIDTLPDVTPLLISIDPERDTPEALAAYVKDFSPKLIGLTGTTAQIEQVSRAYRVYYSQGPKDEDNDYIVDHTIIMYLVGPDGQFLEYYGQNKKSSEIASSIASYMRKHKYGK, encoded by the exons ATGCGGGGCTCAGATGGTCACTTCCGCGTAGCTGATGTGCTGACTGTTAGCACCATGAGTTTAGCAGCAGTTTTGGGTTTAAACAGTGTAAGATGTCAGATGTTCAGGTTAGTGTGTGGCAGTAAAACATGTAATGGTGTTTTGAGTCTGCGCAGTGCGGAGGGAAGAGCTGCGCGCGCATGTGCAGTGCGCTCACACAGCAACATATCG tTATGGCGGTGTCGGACGGCTCCATGTGTGTCTGTTCTGCACATGCGAACACTTTCCACTCTTCCTCCACCTCCATCATCCAGCGGAGACAAACCCAGCAGCCGGAAGACTGGA CCAGTGACATGGAAATCTCTCGCTGTCACGTTTGCGCTGGGAGGAGGCCTGCTTCTAGCAATGAAATACTTCAAGAGGGAAAAAGAGGAAT TGTttgagaaagaaagaacaaagtcGATAGGGAAGCCAGCTCTCGGAGGCCCGTTTTCACTCCTCGACCACAATAATAAACCCAGCCGGAGTGAGGATTTCCTCGGCCGCTGGCTGCTGATCTACTTCGGCTTCACGCACTGTCCAGACATCTGCCCTGATGAGCTGGAGAAAATGATCGAGGCCGTCGATGAGATCG ACAACATTGACACTCTCCCAGACGTGACTCCGCTCCTGATCAGCATTGACCCGGAGAGAGACACCCCTGAAGCGCTGGCAGCTTATGTTAAAG ATTTCTCCCCCAAGCTCATCGGTCTGACCGGCACGACGGCCCAGATTGAGCAGGTGTCCCGAGCCTACAGAGTTTACTACAGCCAGGGCCCTAAAGACGAAGACAACGACTACATC GTGGATCACACCATCATCATGTACCTGGTGGGACCCGACGGCCAGTTTCTGGAGTATTACGGACAGAACAAGAAGTCCTCGGAGATCGCCTCATCCATCGCATCCTACATGAGGAAGCACAAATACGGCAAATGA
- the znf1024 gene encoding zinc finger protein 1024 isoform X1 — protein MSDPEPCRIKHEDTEQQIDLIEEYEEIKEEEHHVKIEDNHLQTDGILKKKNKNCFTCTQCGQCCEGKANLKIHMRIHTGEKPFTCTQCGKSFSQSSSLNKHMMIHTGDRPYTCTQCGKSFGQSSNLSKHMLIHTGEKPFTCTQCGKSFSQSSNLNLHMKIHTGERPYTCTQCGKSFSQSSNLNLHMLIHTGEKLFTCTQCGKSFNHSSSLNKHMLTHTGEKPFTCTHCGKSFSQLSNLNQHMKIHTGIREHMCFECEKTFITARELKRHQRVHTARVYR, from the exons atgagtgatccagaaccctgcagaattaaacatgaAGACACTGAACAACAAATAG acCTCATTGAAGAGTATGAGGAgattaaagaggaggaacatcatgtcaagaTTGAGGACaatcatttacagactgatggtattttgaaaaagaaaaataagaattgttttacctgcactcagtgtggacaGTGTTGTGAAGGAAAGGccaatcttaagattcacatgagaatccacactggagagaaaccattcacctgcactcagtgtggcaagagtttcagccaatcatcatcccttaataaacacatgatgatccacactggagacagaccatacacatgcactcagtgtgggaagagttttggcCAATCATCAAATCTTAGTAAACACatgctgatccacactggagagaaaccgttcacctgcacccagtgtgggaagagtttcagccaatcatcaaaccttaatctacacatgaagatccacactggagagagaccatacacatgcactcaatgCGGGAAAAGCtttagccaatcatcaaaccttaatctacacatgctgatccacactggagagaaacttttcacatgcactcagtgtgggaagagtttcaaccactcatcatcccttaataaacacatgctgacccacactggagagaaaccattcacatgtactcacTGTGGGAAGAGCTTTAGCCAATTAtccaaccttaatcaacacatgaagatccacactggaatACGAGAGcatatgtgctttgagtgtgagaagacttttattacagctagaGAATTGAAACGGCACCAGAGGGTTCACACTGCTCGCGTGTACCGCTAA
- the znf1024 gene encoding zinc finger protein 1024 isoform X3, translating into MSDPEPCRIKHENTEQQIDLIEEYEEIKEEERHIKIEENDRLQSDGDLKKRDKNRFTCTQCGKGFGRSNNLKCHMRVHTGEKPFTCTQCGTRFSRLQHLNQHMRIHTGEKPFTCTQCGKSFSQTSHLNTHMLIHTGEKPLTCTQCGRSFSHQSTLNLHMRSHTGEKPFTCHRCGKSFSHSTTLNKHMLIHTGERPYSCTLCEKSFNQSSSLKLHMMTHTGERPFPCTQCEKRFVQSSSLKLHMITHTGEKPFGCTQCGKNFSHPSTLNKHMTIHTGDK; encoded by the exons atgagtgatccagaaccctgcagaattaaacatgaAAACACTGAACAACAAATAG acctaattgaagagtatGAGGAGATTAAAGAGGAGGAACGCCATATCAAAATTGAGGAAAATGATCGTTTACAGTCTGATGGTGATTTGAAAAagagagacaagaatcgtttcacctgcactcagtgtggaaaagGCTTTGGAAGATCAAACAATCTAAAGTGTCACATGagggtccacactggagagaaaccgttcacatgcactcagtgtgggacgaGATTCAGCCGATTAcaacaccttaatcaacacatgaggatccacaccggagagaaaccattcacatgcactcagtgtgggaagagtttcagccaaacATCACACCTCAATACCCACatgctgatccacactggagagaaaccactcacatgcactcagtgtgggaggagtttcagcCACCAATCaacccttaatctacacatgaggagccacaccggagagaaaccattcacttgccatcggtgtgggaagagtttcagccactcaacaacccttaataaacacatgctgatccacactggagagagaccgtacTCATGCACTCTGTGTGAGAAGAGTTTTAACCAATCGTCATCCCTTAAACTGCACATGatgacccacactggagagagaccgttcccatgcactcagtgtgagaaGCGTTTCGTCCAATCATCATCCCTCAAACTACACATGAtcacccacactggagagaaaccattcggatgcactcagtgtgggaagaatttCAGCCACCCATCaacccttaataaacacatgacgATCCACACTGGGGACAAATAA
- the znf1024 gene encoding zinc finger protein 1024 isoform X4 — translation MNTHLKSDLIEEYEEIKEEERHIKIEENDRLQSDGDLKKRDKNRFTCTQCGKGFGRSNNLKCHMRVHTGEKPFTCTQCGTRFSRLQHLNQHMRIHTGEKPFTCTQCGKSFSQTSHLNTHMLIHTGEKPLTCTQCGRSFSHQSTLNLHMRSHTGEKPFTCHRCGKSFSHSTTLNKHMLIHTGERPYSCTLCEKSFNQSSSLKLHMMTHTGERPFPCTQCEKRFVQSSSLKLHMITHTGEKPFGCTQCGKNFSHPSTLNKHMTIHTGDK, via the exons atgaacactcaccttaagTCAG acctaattgaagagtatGAGGAGATTAAAGAGGAGGAACGCCATATCAAAATTGAGGAAAATGATCGTTTACAGTCTGATGGTGATTTGAAAAagagagacaagaatcgtttcacctgcactcagtgtggaaaagGCTTTGGAAGATCAAACAATCTAAAGTGTCACATGagggtccacactggagagaaaccgttcacatgcactcagtgtgggacgaGATTCAGCCGATTAcaacaccttaatcaacacatgaggatccacaccggagagaaaccattcacatgcactcagtgtgggaagagtttcagccaaacATCACACCTCAATACCCACatgctgatccacactggagagaaaccactcacatgcactcagtgtgggaggagtttcagcCACCAATCaacccttaatctacacatgaggagccacaccggagagaaaccattcacttgccatcggtgtgggaagagtttcagccactcaacaacccttaataaacacatgctgatccacactggagagagaccgtacTCATGCACTCTGTGTGAGAAGAGTTTTAACCAATCGTCATCCCTTAAACTGCACATGatgacccacactggagagagaccgttcccatgcactcagtgtgagaaGCGTTTCGTCCAATCATCATCCCTCAAACTACACATGAtcacccacactggagagaaaccattcggatgcactcagtgtgggaagaatttCAGCCACCCATCaacccttaataaacacatgacgATCCACACTGGGGACAAATAA